The DNA window AATGGCTTCAAGGTCTATTGGGAAAATGGCGCGCAAATCATTCCGCCGCATGATTCAGGCATTGCAGAACAGATCGACGACGCAGCCCAGCATCCTATTTGCACATTAGATTTATCGGAAGCAAAAGCCCTTGGTCTGCTGACCATGCTTGGCGACGAGTATTACAATACTTACCGTAAAACGGTCAATGCCAGCCCATTGCTGGATAACCACCAAAAGCCGCAAGACTTAGTCATTGCCTACACGGCCATGCACGGTGTGGGCGCTAATATGGCCGAAACCTTACTGGCCGATGCGGGATTTACCCAAGTGCACAGTGTGGCCGCGCAACGCGAACCTGACGGCACATTCCCAACCGTGAACTTCCCTAACCCGGAAGAAGCGGGAGCAATGGACCGCGTGATTGAACTTGCCAATTCGGTTAATGCGCACCTAGCGTGTGCCAACGACCCAGACGCGGATCGCTTTGCTGTCGCCGCGCGGAAAGCTGACGGTAGCTATCAAATGCTAACGGGAGACCAAGTCGGCACACTATTTGGTCATTACCTATTGTCTCGTGCAGAAACCCCAAGCAAAGCACTGGTTGGCAATACCATCGTATCGTCTAGTTTACTCGGCAAAATCGCACAAGCATGTGGCGCTGAGTATTATCAAACGTTGACGGGATTCAAATGGCTTACCAATGTGGCGATGGATAAACAAACCGATGAAAAACCGTTTGTGTTTGCCTATGAAGAAGCCCTAGGTTATACCATTGGTACCACCGTTTGGGATAAAGATGGCCTCTCAGCACTGGTTGGTTTTGCGCAATTGAGTGCCGAGCTACTGGCACAAGGTAAAACGGTATGGGACGCATTAGAAAGCATTTATCGTCAACATGGTCTATACGTCACAGCTCAGCAAAGCATTGCGTTAGATCCCAACGCTCCTGCGGTGGGCGATAAGCTGCGTGCCCAGCCACCGCAAGACATCGCAGGCCGCGATGTGCTCATGACGGATGATTTCAAATTGTGCGAGCGCCAATATGCAAACGGTGATAAAGATCCGATCCACTTACCGGCAAGTGACGTCTTGATCTACCATCTTGATGGTGGAGCCCGTGTCATTGTTCGTCCATCAGGAACGGAGCCAAAACTGAAATGCTACTATGAGCTAGCAGGTAGCTTTGCCGACGATGAATCTTTTGCTGCGGCGCAAGAGCGCGCGGAAGAGCAATTGTCTCTGCTCATCACCGAGCACCAACACAGTTTGGACGATTAAACGCCAAGCGGCTCTGACAAGCGTGATTGCTTGCCAGTGTCCAGCTTGATAAAAAGCCCGCCGAGAACACTCTCGGTGGGCTTTTTTAACAAGTACTATCGCTTATGATCAACCGCTGTGATTAAACCAAATCTTCCAGCATTGACGCATCGTACTCTTTTAATGGCGTCCCAGACTTCACTCGCTCAACATAATCCGGATTGGCGATAAAGGCGCGCCCAATCGCAATCAAATCAAATTTATTGGCCGCGATCGCCTCGGCTGCGCTCTCCGCGGTATAATTACCAACGCCCATTACCGTATGTGCATAGTGATCGCGCAAGTACGCTGAAATCTGTCCATCGAAGGCGTCAAACTCTATTGCATCATCGAATATCCCTTCATGCACATACGCTAACTGACGGGAGTTCAACTCAGACAACAGATAATCGAACACATCACGATCACGTGCATCCGGTTCGATATGCATATACGCACCCGGTGATAAACGAATACCAACGTGGTCAGCACTAATTGCCTGACACACAGCATCCACGACTTGAAGTGGGAAGCGAGCCATATTCACCGCGCTTTCACCAAACTCATCATGTCTGTGGTTGGTATTAAAGTGTAAGAACTGGTCGAGTAAATAGCCATTCGCCGCATGGATCTCAACACCATCAAAACCGGCTTCCAGCGCATTTTTGGCCGCGGTTGCGTAATCACGCACCAATTGTGCGATATCCTCATGCGTCGCTGCTTTCGGAGTGACGTACTCTAAATCACGACGACGTGGCACCGACCCATCGAAGCGAATCGCAGAAGGAGCCAGAACGTCACCACCAAAAAATGCTGGGTGAGCAACTCGCCCGGTATGCCAAAGCTGGGCAAAGATTTTGCCACCTTTGCCATGAACAGCCTGCGTCACTTTTTGCCATCCGGTAATTTGCTCTGCCGTAAATAATCCAGGGGTGTTAGGATACCCTTGACCATCCGGGCGAATGATCGTTGCTTCAGTAATGATCAAACCCGCTTCAGCTCGGCGCTCATAGTACTTAACCATTGCCTCCGTTGGAATCAGATCGTCATCCGCCATACACCGTGTTAGCGGCGCCATAGCAATACGGTTTTTCAGAGTTAACGTGTCATTGAGTTGATAAGGCTGAAATAATATATCAGTCATAGTGATGTCCTAATCGTTACTATCGATGCCATCATCCTAACTCTTTCTTGAACGTTTGTTCAAATAGTTTTTTTGAATCAATATTCAAGAGCCTTTCCACGTTATCATATTCACGTTACACTTAGCCCTTAGTAACAGTGAGGAGTATTGATCGACATGCGTGCAGCCGAATTTAATCGCGAAACAGTCCTAAGAGCTGCGATGAACCAATTTATTTCGCATGGATATTCAAAAACCAGTATGCAAGATCTCAAGCGGGTGACCGGTCTCCACCCCGGTTCAATATACTGCGCGTTTGAGAATAAACGCGGTTTACTGTTAGCCGCACTAGAACAATATGCGCATGATCGAGCTTGTGAATTTGAACGTTTTTTTACGCAAAATGACTTCGTATTAATGGGGATAAGACAGTATTTCCAACATATTGTCAGCGAGTGTGAAGCAGAAAATATCCGCGATTGTTTACTGCAAAAATCACTGAGAGAATTTTCTCAACAAGATGAAACCATCGAAGCCGCATTGTGTGACGCACTGGCCGCTTGGCAACAAGGGCTGCGCAGTAAATTGTTTCTCGCGCAACAAAATCACGAGTTATCGGCCGATACCGATTGTGAATTTTTATGTCAGTATCTCATGATGGGAGTCTTCGGTTTGCGGGCATTTGCCCACACTAGGCCTCAACCTGGAGTCCTCCAAGCGTTGGCCGATACATTGCTCACGTCACTTCGTTAACCACTTTCACCTCGAATCAAGGAATGGCAAGGATGTCAACCATATCGCCGACGCAGCATAAAGAACCTATCCCGACGCGTGCACGCATACAACACCTATGGCAAGGCGTCATTGCGATCTCTCCTTTGAGCATTGCTGTGGTGCCATGGGGATTATTGGCTGGCTCTTATGCGATGGACGCAGGACTTTCCGGGCTCGAAAGCCAAGCTTTATCGGCCATTCTCTTTGCCGGTTCAGCACAGTTGGTGGCGACTGGCATGCTCAAAAGTGGCGTAGGGCTGGTGACGATGTTGCTCACCACACTTTTCATCACTTCTCGACATTGTTTGTACAGTATCGCCATGCGTGATTCGATCAAAACCTTGCCATTACGCTGGCGATTGATGCTCGGTTTTCTCCTCACTGACGAGCTTTTTGCTATTTCAGGGCAAAAACCCGCCAAGCCATATGATCGATGGTTCTTGTTAGGCGCGGGGTTGAGTTTCTATTTGGTGTGGAATACTGCCACCGTGATAGGCATATTAGCCGGTCACTACATCCCCAACCTCAATACGTTAGGACTCGATTTTGCCGTAGCAGCCACCTTCATTGCCATCGTCGTTCCCAACACCAAATCCCTGCCTGTT is part of the Vibrio zhugei genome and encodes:
- a CDS encoding alkene reductase, with the translated sequence MTDILFQPYQLNDTLTLKNRIAMAPLTRCMADDDLIPTEAMVKYYERRAEAGLIITEATIIRPDGQGYPNTPGLFTAEQITGWQKVTQAVHGKGGKIFAQLWHTGRVAHPAFFGGDVLAPSAIRFDGSVPRRRDLEYVTPKAATHEDIAQLVRDYATAAKNALEAGFDGVEIHAANGYLLDQFLHFNTNHRHDEFGESAVNMARFPLQVVDAVCQAISADHVGIRLSPGAYMHIEPDARDRDVFDYLLSELNSRQLAYVHEGIFDDAIEFDAFDGQISAYLRDHYAHTVMGVGNYTAESAAEAIAANKFDLIAIGRAFIANPDYVERVKSGTPLKEYDASMLEDLV
- a CDS encoding TetR/AcrR family transcriptional regulator; this encodes MRAAEFNRETVLRAAMNQFISHGYSKTSMQDLKRVTGLHPGSIYCAFENKRGLLLAALEQYAHDRACEFERFFTQNDFVLMGIRQYFQHIVSECEAENIRDCLLQKSLREFSQQDETIEAALCDALAAWQQGLRSKLFLAQQNHELSADTDCEFLCQYLMMGVFGLRAFAHTRPQPGVLQALADTLLTSLR
- a CDS encoding phospho-sugar mutase; this translates as MMRYVTQWLNKDPDPKSREELQRLIDENMTTELEDRFSSRLQFGTAGLRGKVGAGPNRMNRLVIQETATGLGNYLINEVKEAKKRGVVIGYDGRPDSKQFAEDTATVLTALGIHVYLTHDVAATPIVAFGVKHLSAAAAVVVTASHNPPEYNGFKVYWENGAQIIPPHDSGIAEQIDDAAQHPICTLDLSEAKALGLLTMLGDEYYNTYRKTVNASPLLDNHQKPQDLVIAYTAMHGVGANMAETLLADAGFTQVHSVAAQREPDGTFPTVNFPNPEEAGAMDRVIELANSVNAHLACANDPDADRFAVAARKADGSYQMLTGDQVGTLFGHYLLSRAETPSKALVGNTIVSSSLLGKIAQACGAEYYQTLTGFKWLTNVAMDKQTDEKPFVFAYEEALGYTIGTTVWDKDGLSALVGFAQLSAELLAQGKTVWDALESIYRQHGLYVTAQQSIALDPNAPAVGDKLRAQPPQDIAGRDVLMTDDFKLCERQYANGDKDPIHLPASDVLIYHLDGGARVIVRPSGTEPKLKCYYELAGSFADDESFAAAQERAEEQLSLLITEHQHSLDD
- a CDS encoding AzlC family ABC transporter permease; translation: MSTISPTQHKEPIPTRARIQHLWQGVIAISPLSIAVVPWGLLAGSYAMDAGLSGLESQALSAILFAGSAQLVATGMLKSGVGLVTMLLTTLFITSRHCLYSIAMRDSIKTLPLRWRLMLGFLLTDELFAISGQKPAKPYDRWFLLGAGLSFYLVWNTATVIGILAGHYIPNLNTLGLDFAVAATFIAIVVPNTKSLPVLAAVSVSLVCSVVFEVQEISGGLMFASAAGMVTGYVCETLMSKSK